A single region of the Gammaproteobacteria bacterium genome encodes:
- a CDS encoding GNAT family N-acetyltransferase, which translates to MSAAGQDDRTSEQGTRSPAAEREARESDTACLTASIIEDIATVSALEWNVLDAVGDPFLSHEFLLALEDSDSVGERHGWYPRHLTLRNGNGRLVGASPMYLKDNSWGEFVFDWAWADAYRRHGLDYYPKLVAGVPYTPVTGSRLLVAPGANPDRVCRELIRQGIHYAAESGYSGVHWLFVRPDESELLAETGLMRRTGLQYHWHNPGYADFDDFLASLTSRRRKTIRRERRFVNEQGLALQVRHGSELDSREWSMVYRFYASIYDRKHGYASLTEAFFMRIGRTMGDRVVLVLALDPDRQPVACAINFRGGDALYGRFWGCTEQYHSLHFEACYYQGIEYCIRHGLRRFEPGAQGEHKIPRGFLPTATWSGHWVADPRFRAVLKRYCDQERELMMEEFRELMARSPYRQATVPVG; encoded by the coding sequence GTGAGCGCCGCCGGACAGGACGACCGGACATCCGAACAAGGAACCCGCTCGCCTGCCGCTGAACGCGAGGCACGGGAATCAGACACCGCCTGTCTGACGGCCTCGATTATCGAGGACATCGCGACCGTCTCCGCTTTGGAATGGAACGTGCTCGACGCAGTGGGCGACCCCTTTCTGAGCCACGAGTTCCTCCTGGCCCTGGAGGACTCCGACAGCGTGGGTGAGAGGCACGGCTGGTACCCACGCCATCTCACCCTGAGGAACGGGAACGGGCGGCTGGTCGGCGCCTCCCCCATGTACCTGAAGGACAACTCCTGGGGCGAATTCGTTTTCGACTGGGCCTGGGCGGACGCCTATCGCCGCCATGGTCTCGACTACTACCCCAAGCTCGTCGCGGGCGTCCCCTATACCCCCGTGACCGGGTCCCGACTGCTCGTCGCCCCCGGCGCCAACCCGGACCGAGTATGTCGGGAACTGATTCGCCAAGGCATACATTACGCAGCAGAATCGGGGTACTCGGGGGTCCACTGGTTGTTCGTCCGTCCCGACGAATCGGAGCTCCTGGCCGAAACCGGACTCATGCGCCGCACCGGGCTGCAGTACCACTGGCACAACCCCGGCTATGCCGATTTCGATGATTTCCTGGCGTCGCTGACGTCCCGCAGGCGCAAGACCATCCGGCGGGAACGCCGGTTCGTCAACGAGCAGGGACTCGCCTTGCAGGTCCGCCACGGCAGCGAACTCGACTCGCGGGAATGGTCGATGGTCTATCGCTTCTACGCATCGATCTATGATCGCAAGCATGGATACGCCTCGCTGACCGAGGCGTTCTTCATGCGCATCGGCCGCACGATGGGCGATCGCGTCGTCCTCGTTCTGGCACTGGACCCGGATCGCCAGCCGGTCGCCTGCGCAATCAACTTTCGCGGCGGCGATGCCCTTTATGGTCGCTTCTGGGGCTGCACGGAGCAGTATCACAGCCTCCACTTCGAGGCCTGTTATTACCAGGGCATCGAGTATTGCATCCGGCACGGCCTGCGCCGCTTCGAGCCCGGCGCCCAGGGAGAGCACAAGATCCCGCGAGGCTTCCTTCCTACTGCGACCTGGTCGGGGCACTGGGTCGCCGATCCCCGTTTTCGCGCCGTGCTGAAACGCTATTGCGACCAGGAGCGGGAACTGATGATGGAGGAGTTCCGCGAACTGATGGCGCGCTCGCCGTATCGCCAGGCCACGGTCCCTGTCGGATAG
- a CDS encoding homoserine dehydrogenase encodes MNPVKVGLLGLGTVGCGTVDVLSRNAEEIARRAGRGIRVTTAAARDTGRRRPCDTSGLVITDDPFRVVDDRGVQIVVELIGGSDLALELVLRAIDNGKHVVTANKALIALHGNEIFARAREKGVMVAFEAAVAGGIPIIKAIREGLAGNTIHWLAGIINGTGNFILTGMRDKGRDFGEVLGEAQRLGYAEADPTFDVEGIDAAHKLTILASIAFGIPLQFERVYTEGITNITPDDVAFAGELGYRIKHLGIARRREDGIELRVHPTLIPHRRLIANVDGVMNAVLVNADAVGPTLYYGAGAGADPTASAVVADLVDVVRVLTSDPENRVPHLAFQPDAISDLPILGMEDVETAYYLRLRAKDRPGVLAEVTRILGDLQISIEAIIQKEPERGASDATIIMLTHRVIERRMNDAIGRIEDLDSITRPVERIRLETLG; translated from the coding sequence TTGAATCCCGTCAAGGTCGGTCTGTTGGGGCTCGGTACCGTGGGTTGCGGCACCGTGGATGTGTTGTCGAGGAACGCCGAGGAGATTGCGCGCAGGGCCGGGCGTGGGATCCGTGTGACCACCGCCGCCGCACGCGACACCGGGCGCAGGCGCCCCTGCGACACGAGCGGTTTGGTGATCACGGACGATCCGTTTCGCGTTGTCGACGATCGCGGGGTGCAGATCGTCGTCGAGTTGATCGGCGGGTCCGACCTCGCGCTCGAACTCGTCCTGCGCGCGATCGACAACGGCAAGCACGTGGTGACGGCCAACAAGGCGCTGATTGCGCTCCACGGCAACGAGATCTTCGCCCGGGCCCGCGAGAAGGGCGTGATGGTGGCGTTCGAGGCAGCCGTCGCCGGCGGCATCCCGATCATCAAGGCGATCCGCGAAGGGCTGGCGGGCAATACTATCCACTGGCTCGCCGGCATCATCAACGGCACGGGGAACTTCATCCTCACCGGGATGCGTGACAAGGGCAGGGACTTCGGCGAGGTCCTGGGCGAGGCCCAGCGCCTCGGCTACGCGGAGGCCGACCCGACCTTCGACGTCGAGGGAATCGACGCCGCTCACAAGCTCACCATTCTCGCCTCGATCGCCTTCGGCATCCCGCTGCAGTTCGAACGTGTCTACACCGAGGGGATCACGAACATCACCCCGGACGACGTGGCTTTCGCCGGTGAACTGGGATACCGGATCAAGCACCTCGGGATCGCCCGCCGGCGCGAAGACGGCATCGAGCTGCGTGTCCATCCGACGCTGATCCCGCACAGGCGCCTGATCGCGAATGTCGACGGCGTGATGAACGCCGTGCTGGTGAACGCCGATGCGGTCGGGCCGACGCTCTACTACGGCGCCGGTGCCGGAGCGGACCCCACCGCCTCGGCGGTGGTCGCCGACCTGGTCGATGTGGTGCGTGTTCTCACGTCCGACCCCGAGAACCGCGTACCCCACCTTGCGTTTCAGCCCGATGCGATCAGCGACCTGCCGATCCTCGGAATGGAGGACGTGGAAACGGCGTACTATCTCCGTCTCCGCGCCAAAGACAGGCCGGGTGTGCTGGCCGAGGTGACCCGAATCCTGGGTGATCTGCAGATCAGCATCGAGGCCATTATTCAGAAGGAACCGGAACGCGGAGCATCCGATGCGACGATCATCATGCTGACCCACAGGGTCATCGAGCGCCGTATGAACGACGCCATCGGCCGGATCGAAGACCTGGACTCCATCACCAGGCCGGTGGAACGTATTCGACTGGAAACCCTGGGATGA
- the aat gene encoding leucyl/phenylalanyl-tRNA--protein transferase yields MSIPWLDPRDPESAFPPADTALRHPDGLLAAGGDLSVRRLLRAYRSGIFPWYETGQPILWWSPDPRTVLLPRAVRIRRSLRKRLRNRPWRVTFDCAFDRTIAACAGPRPYADGTWITPEMLTAYERLHEAGHAHSVEVWNEAERLIGGLYGVAIGRVFFGESMFSHESDASKVALVHLARHLAAWRYPLIDCQLSSPHVLSLGAVPVTRIEFVAFLVRYCPLEGHPSPWEVDPALDVAAWDPGAGGGQ; encoded by the coding sequence ATGAGTATCCCCTGGCTCGATCCTCGGGACCCGGAGAGCGCCTTTCCGCCGGCGGACACGGCGTTGCGTCACCCCGACGGCCTGCTCGCCGCGGGGGGCGACCTCTCGGTAAGGCGATTGCTCCGGGCGTATCGCAGCGGCATCTTTCCCTGGTACGAGACGGGACAACCGATCCTGTGGTGGTCCCCCGACCCGCGCACCGTGCTGCTCCCCAGAGCGGTGCGAATACGGCGCAGCTTGAGAAAACGGCTCAGGAACCGACCCTGGCGGGTCACCTTCGACTGCGCTTTCGATCGAACCATAGCCGCCTGTGCCGGACCGAGGCCCTATGCCGACGGGACCTGGATCACGCCTGAGATGCTCACCGCCTACGAGCGACTGCACGAGGCCGGGCACGCGCACTCCGTGGAGGTGTGGAATGAGGCGGAACGGCTGATCGGCGGGCTCTACGGGGTGGCGATCGGCCGCGTGTTCTTCGGCGAATCGATGTTCAGCCATGAATCCGACGCCTCGAAGGTGGCGCTGGTCCATCTGGCACGCCACCTCGCCGCCTGGCGCTATCCCCTGATCGACTGCCAGTTGTCCTCGCCCCACGTCCTGAGCCTGGGCGCGGTCCCCGTCACACGCATCGAATTCGTCGCCTTTCTCGTACGATACTGCCCCCTGGAAGGACACCCGTCGCCCTGGGAGGTAGATCCCGCCCTCGACGTCGCTGCCTGGGACCCGGGTGCCGGCGGGGGTCAATAA
- the thrC gene encoding threonine synthase yields MPFRPRYTGLIDKYRDRLPVHDDTRIISLGEGNTPLIRMHNIPREIGRDVEIYVKYEGLNPTGSFKDRGMTMAVTKAVEEGSRAIICASTGNTSASAAAYAARARITAFVVIPDGKIALGKLAQAMMHGSVVVQIRGNFDDGMRLVREVAEDTPVTIVNSINPFRIQGQKTAAFEIVEELEFAPDFHCIPVGNAGNITAHWMGYSEYFEHGIVNTRPIMVGYQARGANPFIRGDMVDQPDTVATAIRIGHPQSWDKAWDVQKESGGWFDDCSDEEILAAQRLLTEKEGVFCEPASAISLAGALKDIASGKIPEGSKIVCTLTGHGLKDPDTAIRQCEGGLITIDANLQSVRRAIVEYLH; encoded by the coding sequence ATGCCGTTCAGACCCCGATACACCGGCTTGATCGACAAGTACCGCGACCGTCTTCCGGTACATGACGACACCCGCATCATCAGCCTCGGCGAGGGCAACACCCCGCTGATCCGGATGCACAATATCCCCCGGGAGATCGGCAGGGACGTCGAGATCTACGTCAAGTACGAAGGGCTCAATCCCACCGGTTCGTTCAAGGACCGCGGCATGACGATGGCGGTCACCAAGGCGGTTGAGGAAGGCAGCCGGGCAATCATCTGCGCCTCAACCGGCAACACGTCGGCCTCGGCCGCCGCCTATGCGGCGCGCGCGCGAATCACCGCCTTCGTGGTGATCCCGGACGGCAAGATCGCGCTGGGAAAACTCGCGCAGGCGATGATGCACGGCTCCGTGGTCGTCCAGATCCGGGGAAACTTCGACGACGGCATGCGTCTGGTGCGGGAAGTCGCGGAAGATACCCCTGTGACCATCGTCAACTCGATCAATCCCTTCCGGATTCAGGGCCAGAAGACCGCGGCATTCGAGATCGTGGAGGAACTGGAGTTCGCCCCCGATTTTCACTGCATCCCGGTCGGCAATGCGGGAAACATCACCGCCCACTGGATGGGGTACAGCGAGTACTTCGAGCACGGTATCGTCAATACCCGTCCCATTATGGTCGGGTACCAGGCGCGCGGCGCCAACCCCTTCATCCGGGGCGACATGGTGGATCAGCCTGACACCGTCGCCACCGCGATCCGCATCGGTCACCCCCAGAGCTGGGACAAGGCCTGGGACGTGCAGAAGGAATCCGGGGGCTGGTTCGACGATTGTTCGGACGAGGAGATCCTCGCGGCGCAGAGGTTGTTGACGGAAAAGGAGGGGGTCTTCTGCGAACCGGCCTCGGCCATCTCGCTGGCCGGCGCGCTGAAGGATATCGCCTCGGGGAAGATCCCCGAAGGCAGCAAGATCGTCTGCACCCTCACAGGTCACGGCCTCAAGGACCCGGACACCGCCATACGTCAGTGCGAGGGCGGCCTGATCACCATCGACGCGAACCTGCAGAGCGTGCGCCGCGCCATCGTCGAATATCTGCACTGA